The genomic segment agcagaGTGGGGACAGCCTCCTCGCTTCCTCTGCAGGGCCCAGGACTGCAGGCTGCCCAGCTGCGGTTCTTGGGGAAGGCAGCGCACCCTGCTTGCAGACCAGGCTGGAGCACCCCCAGGCATGCCTGTTCAGCTAGGACCCTGCTGGGGAGTGGCACTGCCCAACAAGCAGCTGCCAGCTGCCGTAGGCAGCTGCCCACATTTCCCCATGCTCACCCCAAGGTGAGAATCCACCATAGCTCAACGCAGAAATGCAGACTCTCCTCACCGTGGTACATTCACAGGACACTTGGTTTTCAGCAGGCCTTTGGCAGTCAGGAGCCAGGAAAGCTCCAGAGGGGCTCCTCTCTACAGGGGAACAAGCTCCAGCTCCCCACTCCAGCATGAGACCACACCTCCATACTGCCCACCTGCTCCCAAGACAGTCCCTGCCACAACCAGGTGTTCTTTGCTCTCACcattttccttcagctcttGGGTCCTATTGCACATCAGTTCCTGTGTAGTCGATACTGAAGTGGGGTCCAGGAAATGAAAGCGAAGAGCATCAAGCCCTGCTCAGTGCCCTGACAGCAACATTCGCTGACCAGGGCCGCTCCCTGTCCTATGGATGAGCTAGAGCACCAGATTTGTTCAGGCTCTTCGCTGGGTGCCTCTCCAGGGAAAGGGACTTCGCTTAGCCTTACTGCTCCGAGTTTCACTTCCCCTCCTCCGAGCCTGAGCACACGCTGCCCCCTCCTGTCCTCCCCCCGGGATCAGCCTTGACTCTGCAGCCAAGACCTGAATGTtctccccagggcagcagctcccccCTCCCTCGACACCGGAGCCTCCGGGGCTTCTGCCCAGATTCACCCTTACCCACGCAAAAGCACTTGGGGGAAGCCACTTTTCCCGGCAGTCGCAGTCGGGAGCAAGACGCCACGGTAGGAATTGCTGTAGAGAGCCTCTGGGAAGGCTGTCTGCGACCCCCAACCTTGACAGCAGCTATAGTTCACAAACATTTGGCACAGGCTGCCACTCCAAAACAACTACGCTGCACCTCTCCTAGGGCAGCCCAGGGCTCAGCCAGGCTGCCCATCCCAGGCCCACCGGCACCAGCACCCCTGCAACCCCAGAAGACCATGGGGTGAGGGCTCCAAGCCAATAGGCTGCTAGCCCACATTGGCGGGAGGCCACATAGTGCTAATTAATACAGCACTTGGGGCATGAGTGCATTTCCTGGGCTCCTATCTGCACCGCTTCCAGGGACTCCCCACGCCCCACACCCTGTCCCTGTCCCATGCTGCAGCCCAtgccttcccccttctcccttctaGCTGCAGCATCAGTCCCCACAGGCTCCCCTGCTTTGCATGAGGCAACTGGCAGGTGCAGAATTACTTTCCGTCTCTGTGTCCCGAGGGGCGGGTTTGGGAACCCACTTTGCCAGCTGCAAAGCCCTGCTGGGATGGTGAAGCATGGACTTGGCAGCCAGCATCAGCTTCAGCTTGGTAcctggggaagaaagagggtTTTGCAGTCCCGGGGAAGTGGTCACTGTGCTGGAGCTCTCTCCAGCGACCCGGCTCAcctgggggctggggaagcCTCGTTCCCGGGGCACCGAGCCCCTTGCTGGCCTTGGGGAGCTCCAGACCCAGAGAGGCCCGTACCCTGGAGAGGGAGAGCCTGCCCCCACCGCCACGGCCCGGGGAccgggcgggggggcggcccgcggggcccggcccgccgcAGGGGGGCTGTCCGGCACCGCGCCGTGCTGCCTTACGGGACAGGGCCTGCGGGCGGGCGAGGCGGGAGCCGGGCCGCGCTGTGCCGGGGCAACCGCCGGCAGCGGGCTGCGGGAGGCGCCGGGGCTCCccgcgggccgggcccggggcggcggcggcctcaCAGCCACCCGTGCTCGGGCAGGCGGCGGGCGTGGCGCTGTCCGGGGCCCCCTCGTCGAGGGGCTGCGAGGCGCGCAGCGGCGTGGAGGTGACAGGCCCGGCGGCGTCGGGCCACAGGGCGCTGCCCTCTCCCGGGCCCGGCGAGGGctccgccgcggcggcggcgccgagGCGCAGGCGGGTGGCGATCGCGCGGCACTC from the Gymnogyps californianus isolate 813 chromosome 9, ASM1813914v2, whole genome shotgun sequence genome contains:
- the LOC127019790 gene encoding translation initiation factor IF-2-like, translated to MWRSEQAPAGSGSPGCPDLLRHVGGPRLPLSPLYLSFFEEECRAIATRLRLGAAAAAEPSPGPGEGSALWPDAAGPVTSTPLRASQPLDEGAPDSATPAACPSTGGCEAAAAPGPARGEPRRLPQPAAGGCPGTARPGSRLARPQALSRKAARRGAGQPPCGGPGPAGRPPARSPGRGGGGRLSLSRVRASLGLELPKASKGLGAPGTRLPQPPGTKLKLMLAAKSMLHHPSRALQLAKWVPKPAPRDTETESKADQTWVCGGSSFSSELAPDLTPGCGDAVPAEQSAGDQLSQELKRVKNELERVKGELADKTAQCEAYHQMISSLQAQLRAAGICPEDAAVEESGDSGGD